One window from the genome of Aliidongia dinghuensis encodes:
- a CDS encoding cupredoxin domain-containing protein, with the protein MSLRSGLAGVMVAAALAVAPSISGAQAIAKAGEPPTVVMQNLAFGPAPADLKVGETLVFRNDDSFRHTATARGDFDLDLKPGHSGSVVLKRAGTIQVTCRYHPTMKLTLTVAPLPALGDSRQ; encoded by the coding sequence TTGAGCCTGCGCAGCGGTCTCGCCGGCGTCATGGTCGCCGCCGCGCTGGCGGTGGCGCCATCAATCTCCGGCGCCCAAGCAATCGCCAAAGCCGGGGAGCCGCCGACCGTCGTGATGCAAAACCTGGCGTTCGGCCCGGCCCCGGCCGACCTGAAGGTCGGCGAGACGCTCGTGTTCCGGAACGACGACAGCTTCCGCCACACGGCTACGGCACGGGGCGACTTCGACCTGGATCTGAAGCCGGGCCACAGCGGGTCCGTCGTTCTGAAACGGGCCGGCACGATCCAGGTCACCTGCCGCTATCACCCGACGATGAAGCTCACGCTGACGGTCGCACCTCTTCCTGCCTTGGGAGACTCTCGCCAATGA
- a CDS encoding DUF4142 domain-containing protein, giving the protein MFARTALVAALALVPALAVAQAPKPTDPQIAHIAYTAGKIDVDAAKLALKKSHNREVLTFAREMERDHTAVNNKALALVKKLNVTPEDNATSQSLVTAATAKQKELSGLKGAAFDKAYIDNEVAYHKTVNGALQDTLIPSAQNGELKALLQTGLKLFQSHQAHAEQIDGELH; this is encoded by the coding sequence ATGTTTGCCCGCACGGCCCTCGTCGCCGCCCTCGCCCTCGTCCCTGCCCTCGCGGTGGCGCAGGCCCCGAAGCCGACCGATCCGCAGATCGCCCACATCGCCTATACGGCGGGGAAAATCGATGTCGATGCCGCCAAGCTCGCCCTCAAGAAATCGCACAATCGCGAGGTTCTCACCTTCGCCCGGGAGATGGAGCGCGATCACACAGCCGTGAACAACAAGGCGCTGGCGCTCGTCAAGAAGCTGAACGTCACACCCGAGGACAATGCCACCAGCCAGAGCCTGGTGACCGCCGCCACGGCCAAGCAGAAGGAGCTGTCGGGCCTCAAAGGCGCGGCATTCGACAAGGCCTATATCGACAACGAGGTCGCCTATCATAAGACCGTCAACGGCGCGCTCCAGGACACGCTCATCCCCAGCGCCCAGAACGGCGAGCTGAAGGCGCTGCTCCAGACCGGCCTCAAGCTGTTCCAGTCGCACCAGGCTCATGCGGAGCAGATCGACGGAGAGCTTCATTGA
- a CDS encoding TetR/AcrR family transcriptional regulator: MLQNDETLRRPRGRPQIRPDDETRQLLIKAAAAEFQLYGYAGTGMGNVAQRAGVSTKTLYRLIPTKAELFTTVVIERTGHFMLALDDEALDALDPAEALRRILVAYSNLTLSPETIAINRLVIGECERFSEMAAAFYEHAIVGSSRRIESWLARETERGRLRIADPHAAAGMLRGMMIMEPQRAVMLGQRTLPTMEEIEARAAACAALFLDGCRSGPVA, translated from the coding sequence ATGCTACAAAATGACGAGACGCTTCGCCGTCCGCGGGGTCGGCCGCAGATCCGGCCGGACGACGAGACGCGCCAGCTGCTGATCAAGGCGGCTGCGGCGGAGTTTCAACTCTACGGCTATGCCGGTACTGGCATGGGTAACGTGGCGCAGCGCGCTGGCGTGTCGACCAAGACGCTCTATCGACTGATCCCGACCAAGGCGGAGCTTTTCACGACGGTGGTGATCGAGCGGACCGGCCACTTCATGCTGGCGCTCGACGACGAGGCGCTCGACGCGCTCGACCCGGCTGAGGCGCTCCGCCGTATCCTCGTCGCGTACAGCAACCTGACGCTCTCGCCTGAGACGATTGCGATCAATCGCCTGGTGATCGGCGAATGTGAACGGTTTTCGGAGATGGCCGCCGCCTTCTACGAGCACGCGATCGTAGGGTCCAGCAGGCGGATCGAGAGCTGGCTCGCACGCGAGACCGAGCGCGGGCGGCTTCGGATCGCCGATCCGCACGCGGCGGCCGGCATGCTGCGCGGCATGATGATCATGGAGCCGCAGCGTGCCGTCATGCTGGGCCAGCGTACACTTCCGACAATGGAGGAAATCGAGGCCCGGGCTGCGGCCTGCGCGGCGCTGTTCCTCGACGGCTGCCGGTCAGGGCCTGTCGCTTGA
- a CDS encoding TetR/AcrR family transcriptional regulator: MPQTEETVRRPRGRPQVRPDDETRQLLIEAANAEFQQHGYAGTGMGAVAQRAGVSTKTLYRLIPTKADLFATVIIDRIGHFMLAVDDRALEARAPAEALCDILVAFGNLTLAPDTIAIYRLVVAEGDRFPEIAAAFYEHAISRIGHRLESWLAREAERGRLHIDDPKAMAGMLRGMMIMEPQRAVMLGQRPAPAIEEIEARAKACTQLFLDGCRR; the protein is encoded by the coding sequence ATGCCGCAAACTGAGGAAACGGTCCGCCGCCCGCGGGGTCGGCCCCAGGTCCGGCCGGACGACGAGACACGCCAGCTGCTGATCGAGGCGGCAAACGCCGAGTTCCAGCAACATGGCTATGCCGGCACGGGCATGGGCGCTGTAGCGCAGCGTGCCGGCGTTTCGACCAAGACGCTTTATCGGCTGATCCCGACCAAGGCGGATCTGTTCGCCACGGTGATCATCGATCGGATCGGGCATTTCATGCTGGCGGTGGACGATCGGGCGCTCGAAGCGCGCGCCCCGGCGGAAGCGCTGTGTGATATCCTCGTCGCCTTCGGCAATCTGACGCTGGCACCCGACACGATCGCGATCTACCGCCTGGTGGTCGCGGAAGGCGACCGGTTTCCCGAGATCGCCGCTGCCTTCTATGAGCACGCGATCTCGCGGATCGGCCACCGGCTCGAGAGCTGGCTCGCGCGCGAGGCCGAGCGCGGGCGGCTCCACATCGACGATCCGAAAGCGATGGCGGGCATGCTGCGCGGCATGATGATCATGGAGCCGCAGCGCGCCGTCATGCTGGGCCAGCGCCCGGCCCCCGCGATCGAGGAGATCGAGGCCCGGGCCAAAGCCTGCACCCAGCTGTTTCTCGACGGCTGCCGACGCTGA
- a CDS encoding HlyD family secretion protein, with protein sequence MTKHDVSVEIETETLASEAEAPAVPKKGRRKKLLLVGASLLVLAGVAYAGEWYWTAGRFEVSTDDAYVQADNTTVAPKVSGYLDQVLVNDNEPVKTGQVLAHIDDRDFRTAVDQAKANVAEAEAVIADKQAALVTQQSIIDAAKATIAVDVANQTFAEQDNARYAALAQTGAGSVQNAQQAASRNAATHATVARDTAALATAVKQIDTLKAELAQAEATLTQDQAAEHQAELNLSYTTIVAAVDGTVGNRTLRVGQYVQAGTQLMAVVPLQAAYIVANYKETQLTHVQAGQPADVEIDMFPGVVAHGHVDSLAPGSGQEFALLPPDNATGNFTKIVQRIPVKIVLDPGSPLAGQIRPGMSVEPTIVTKPQSSTKSTATKSAAAEPAHAG encoded by the coding sequence ATGACCAAACATGATGTTTCCGTTGAGATCGAAACCGAGACCCTGGCGTCCGAGGCGGAGGCGCCCGCGGTGCCGAAGAAGGGGCGCCGCAAGAAACTGCTGCTGGTGGGGGCGAGCCTTCTCGTGCTCGCAGGCGTCGCCTATGCCGGCGAGTGGTATTGGACCGCCGGCCGGTTCGAGGTCTCGACCGACGATGCCTATGTCCAGGCCGACAACACGACGGTCGCCCCCAAGGTGTCGGGCTATCTCGACCAGGTGCTGGTCAATGACAACGAGCCGGTCAAGACCGGCCAGGTGCTGGCCCACATCGACGATCGCGACTTCCGCACGGCGGTCGACCAGGCCAAGGCCAATGTCGCCGAGGCCGAGGCCGTGATCGCCGATAAGCAGGCCGCACTCGTGACCCAGCAGTCGATCATCGACGCGGCCAAGGCGACGATCGCGGTCGACGTCGCGAACCAGACCTTCGCCGAGCAGGATAACGCGCGTTATGCAGCACTGGCCCAGACCGGCGCCGGCAGCGTGCAGAACGCCCAGCAGGCGGCCTCGCGCAATGCCGCGACCCATGCGACCGTCGCCCGCGACACGGCAGCGCTCGCGACCGCGGTCAAGCAGATCGACACGCTCAAGGCCGAGCTCGCCCAGGCTGAGGCGACGCTGACGCAGGACCAGGCGGCCGAGCACCAGGCCGAGCTCAACCTCTCCTATACGACCATCGTGGCCGCAGTCGACGGCACGGTCGGCAACCGCACGCTGCGCGTCGGCCAGTATGTCCAGGCCGGCACGCAGCTGATGGCGGTGGTGCCGCTCCAGGCGGCGTACATCGTCGCCAATTACAAGGAAACGCAGCTGACCCACGTCCAGGCCGGCCAGCCGGCCGACGTCGAGATCGATATGTTCCCGGGCGTGGTCGCCCACGGCCATGTCGACAGCCTGGCGCCGGGCAGCGGCCAGGAATTCGCGCTGCTGCCGCCCGACAACGCGACCGGCAACTTCACCAAGATCGTCCAGCGCATCCCGGTCAAGATCGTGCTCGACCCGGGCAGCCCGCTCGCGGGTCAGATCCGGCCCGGCATGTCGGTCGAGCCAACGATCGTGACCAAGCCCCAGTCTTCAACCAAGAGCACTGCCACCAAGAGCGCGGCCGCCGAGCCGGCGCACGCCGGCTGA
- a CDS encoding DHA2 family efflux MFS transporter permease subunit, with product MSTATPAKATVGTWIAVLAGMIGAFMSILNIQITNASLLDIEGGIGTGIDNGAWVSTAYLIGEIIVIPLTDYLVKVFSFRRVIIGGTFFFMMFSMACATAHDLGTMILFRGIQGFSGGVLIPMAVTMVMTHLPKPQQPIGLAMFALSVTFAPAIGPTIGGFLTFNYGWQTIFFVNTLPSLAMMAALLATLEGGPMNLALLKEADWAGIVTMSIGLASFQTMLEEGNKDDWFGSQYIVNLAISSVVFLSAFIWIEFKVKNPLLNLRLFKGRNFGIGVVAQVLVGFALFGTVYLLPQYLGQVQRYNAEQIGNVLAWTGLPQLILIPLVPKLMKTVDIRYVAFFGIALFAASCFMNIELSYDNSGDQFLIPNIVRAVGQAFVITPLTAITLAEIAPKDAGNASGISNMLRNLGGAVGTATLQTIITKREQFHSNIIGQSVTIYREEVRERIASLMGYFQSHGMTDPAAAQQQAIIAIGQIVRRQALVMGFADAFAVVGVLLAIAAVCMLLAHKAKAGAAAANAH from the coding sequence ATGTCGACTGCAACGCCTGCCAAAGCCACCGTCGGCACCTGGATCGCCGTGCTCGCCGGCATGATCGGCGCCTTCATGTCGATCCTCAACATCCAGATCACCAACGCCTCGCTGCTCGATATCGAGGGCGGCATCGGCACCGGCATCGACAACGGCGCCTGGGTCTCGACCGCCTATCTCATCGGCGAGATCATCGTGATCCCGCTCACCGACTACCTGGTCAAGGTGTTCTCGTTCCGCCGCGTCATCATCGGCGGCACCTTCTTCTTCATGATGTTCTCGATGGCTTGCGCCACGGCGCACGATCTCGGCACCATGATCCTCTTTCGCGGCATCCAGGGCTTCTCCGGCGGTGTCCTGATCCCCATGGCTGTCACCATGGTCATGACCCACCTGCCGAAGCCGCAGCAGCCGATCGGCCTCGCGATGTTCGCGCTCTCCGTCACCTTCGCGCCGGCGATCGGGCCGACGATCGGTGGCTTCCTCACCTTCAATTACGGCTGGCAGACCATCTTCTTCGTCAACACGCTGCCGAGCCTGGCGATGATGGCGGCGCTCCTGGCGACGCTCGAGGGCGGCCCGATGAACTTGGCCCTGCTCAAGGAAGCCGACTGGGCCGGCATCGTCACCATGTCGATCGGCCTCGCCTCGTTCCAGACCATGCTCGAGGAAGGCAACAAGGACGACTGGTTCGGCTCGCAATACATCGTCAACCTGGCGATTTCCTCGGTCGTGTTCCTCTCGGCCTTCATCTGGATCGAGTTCAAGGTCAAGAACCCGCTGCTCAATCTGCGCCTGTTCAAGGGCCGCAATTTCGGCATCGGCGTGGTCGCCCAGGTGCTGGTGGGCTTCGCGCTGTTCGGCACGGTCTATCTGCTGCCGCAGTATCTGGGGCAGGTGCAGCGCTATAACGCCGAGCAGATCGGCAACGTGCTTGCCTGGACCGGCCTGCCGCAGCTCATCCTGATCCCGCTGGTGCCGAAACTGATGAAGACGGTCGACATCCGCTACGTCGCCTTCTTCGGCATCGCGCTCTTCGCCGCCAGCTGCTTCATGAACATCGAACTGTCCTACGACAACTCGGGCGACCAGTTCCTGATCCCGAACATCGTGCGTGCCGTCGGCCAGGCCTTCGTGATCACGCCGCTGACCGCGATCACGCTGGCGGAGATCGCGCCCAAGGATGCCGGCAACGCCTCGGGCATCTCGAACATGCTGCGCAACCTGGGCGGCGCCGTCGGCACCGCCACCCTGCAGACCATCATCACCAAGCGCGAGCAGTTCCACTCGAACATCATCGGCCAGTCGGTCACGATCTACCGCGAGGAGGTCCGCGAGCGCATCGCCAGCCTGATGGGCTATTTCCAGTCGCACGGCATGACCGACCCGGCGGCGGCCCAGCAGCAGGCGATCATCGCGATCGGCCAGATCGTCCGGCGCCAGGCGCTGGTCATGGGCTTCGCCGACGCGTTCGCGGTCGTCGGTGTCCTGCTGGCGATCGCCGCGGTCTGCATGCTGCTCGCCCACAAGGCCAAGGCCGGCGCCGCCGCGGCCAACGCGCACTAA
- a CDS encoding efflux transporter outer membrane subunit produces the protein MVQIKDNAAVPRSIAPLRSSARGSRWIRRGLQFGTGLLLASSIAACTVVGPDYQAPETKLEPLQNAASVEARQTTTPAPALDQWWAGFNDPVLTRIVERTLAQNLDLEASVARVRQARAAAEEAGSRLYPQGSLEASISPIHQSTEGPLGSIARHLPGYDRDQSDYNVGVGASWEIDLFGGLQRGVEAADAEAEAAEAEHAGVRVSVVAEAADAYFQIRGAQARLKVAADQIATDQHLLDLINQRRSSGAATDRETAQAEALLEQAQTTIPPLKTTLEAEHNRLDVLMGVQPGTDGLDLSADAGIDAVPAIDPGKDASDLLRRRPDIIAAERKLAASNAQIGEAISEYYPKVSLSGLLGFESLSAGSLFTGGAFQPQMTAGLHWRLFDFGKVDAEVAQAKGGNAEALAKYRKTVLQATEDVEDAFTSLVQLEAQNQELGRETASLTTARDKSEDAYRGGAITLTDVLDADRQLLAAEDDLARTKADAARAAVTSYRALGGGW, from the coding sequence ATGGTTCAAATCAAGGACAACGCCGCCGTACCGCGCTCGATAGCGCCCTTGCGGTCTTCGGCCCGCGGATCACGCTGGATCCGCCGCGGCCTTCAATTCGGAACCGGTCTCCTGCTGGCCAGCAGCATCGCCGCCTGCACGGTCGTCGGCCCCGACTACCAGGCGCCTGAGACGAAGCTCGAGCCGCTCCAAAACGCGGCCTCCGTCGAGGCGCGGCAGACGACAACGCCGGCGCCGGCGCTCGACCAATGGTGGGCCGGCTTCAACGACCCGGTGCTGACCAGGATCGTCGAGCGCACGCTCGCCCAGAACCTCGATCTCGAGGCCTCCGTCGCCCGGGTCCGGCAGGCGCGCGCCGCGGCCGAGGAGGCGGGGTCCCGCCTCTACCCGCAGGGCTCGCTCGAGGCGAGCATCAGCCCGATCCACCAGTCGACCGAAGGGCCGCTCGGCAGCATTGCGCGCCACCTGCCGGGCTATGACCGCGACCAGAGCGACTACAACGTCGGCGTCGGCGCCAGCTGGGAGATCGACCTGTTCGGCGGCCTGCAGCGCGGCGTCGAGGCGGCCGATGCCGAGGCCGAGGCGGCCGAGGCCGAGCATGCCGGCGTGCGCGTCTCCGTCGTGGCCGAAGCGGCCGACGCCTATTTCCAGATCCGCGGCGCCCAGGCCCGTCTCAAGGTCGCGGCAGACCAGATCGCGACGGACCAGCATCTCCTGGATCTGATCAATCAGCGCCGATCCAGCGGTGCCGCGACCGACCGGGAGACCGCCCAGGCCGAGGCGCTGCTCGAGCAGGCGCAGACGACCATCCCGCCCTTGAAGACCACGCTCGAGGCTGAGCACAATCGGCTCGACGTGCTGATGGGCGTGCAGCCCGGCACCGACGGGCTCGATCTCTCGGCCGACGCCGGCATCGATGCGGTCCCGGCCATCGACCCCGGCAAGGATGCGTCCGACCTGCTGCGCCGGCGGCCCGACATCATCGCAGCCGAGCGTAAGCTCGCCGCGTCCAACGCCCAGATCGGCGAGGCGATCTCGGAATATTATCCGAAGGTCTCGCTCTCCGGCCTGCTCGGCTTCGAGAGCCTCTCGGCAGGCAGTCTCTTCACTGGTGGCGCGTTCCAGCCGCAGATGACGGCCGGCCTGCACTGGCGCCTGTTTGACTTTGGCAAGGTCGACGCCGAGGTGGCGCAAGCCAAGGGCGGCAATGCCGAGGCGCTCGCCAAGTACCGCAAGACGGTGCTGCAGGCGACCGAGGACGTCGAGGACGCCTTCACGTCCCTCGTGCAGCTCGAGGCGCAGAACCAAGAGCTCGGCCGCGAGACCGCGTCGCTCACCACCGCGCGCGACAAGTCGGAAGACGCCTACCGCGGCGGCGCCATCACCTTGACCGACGTGCTCGACGCCGACCGGCAGCTGCTGGCCGCCGAGGACGATCTGGCCCGCACCAAGGCCGATGCGGCGCGCGCCGCCGTCACATCCTACCGGGCCTTGGGCGGCGGGTGGTAA
- a CDS encoding cupin domain-containing protein has translation MSPGKIAYFAPLCALLVGAAPAYAAPVRETVTPQSSQVMPNLPGKSLVTVVVSYPPGAKSAPHHHAGSAFIYAYVLEGEIRSQVDDAPPRVYRAGESWVEAPGAHHKASENASKTKPAKLLAVFVVDSDEKTLTTPDPQ, from the coding sequence ATGTCCCCCGGAAAAATCGCCTATTTCGCGCCCCTCTGCGCGCTTCTTGTCGGTGCCGCACCGGCCTACGCGGCGCCCGTCCGCGAGACAGTGACGCCGCAATCCTCGCAAGTGATGCCGAACCTGCCTGGGAAATCGCTCGTCACCGTGGTGGTGTCGTATCCGCCCGGTGCCAAATCGGCGCCGCACCACCACGCGGGCTCCGCCTTCATCTATGCCTATGTGCTCGAAGGCGAGATCCGGAGCCAGGTCGACGACGCGCCGCCGCGGGTCTATCGCGCCGGCGAAAGCTGGGTCGAGGCGCCGGGCGCCCACCATAAGGCGAGCGAGAACGCGAGCAAGACGAAGCCCGCGAAGCTGCTTGCCGTCTTCGTGGTCGACAGCGACGAAAAGACGCTGACGACCCCCGATCCGCAGTGA
- a CDS encoding carboxymuconolactone decarboxylase family protein, with product MSARLDYNAAAPAGTKALYGVHTYLFKETGFAPSFLELVFLRTSQINGCAYCIDMHTRALVKAGLGIDKLALVLVWREAGDLFDARERAALAWAESVTNVASTGVPDADYVAAATVFNAKELSDLTIAIGLMNAYNRLAISFRAKPTAVP from the coding sequence ATGTCCGCAAGGCTCGACTACAACGCGGCCGCACCCGCCGGCACCAAGGCGCTGTACGGCGTCCACACCTATCTGTTCAAGGAAACCGGCTTCGCGCCGTCGTTCCTCGAACTCGTGTTCCTGCGCACGTCGCAGATCAACGGCTGTGCCTATTGCATCGACATGCACACGCGCGCGCTGGTCAAGGCCGGCCTCGGCATCGACAAGCTGGCGCTCGTGCTGGTCTGGCGCGAGGCGGGCGACCTGTTCGACGCGCGCGAGCGGGCGGCACTCGCCTGGGCTGAATCGGTGACGAACGTGGCGTCGACCGGCGTGCCGGACGCGGACTATGTCGCGGCAGCGACCGTGTTCAACGCCAAGGAATTGTCGGACCTGACGATCGCAATCGGGCTTATGAACGCTTACAACCGCCTGGCGATCAGTTTCCGTGCGAAGCCCACGGCTGTGCCGTGA
- a CDS encoding MbcA/ParS/Xre antitoxin family protein: MSEHATYEAVERKAHELFGAEYARHWLFKPNRTFAQLPPYEMAQSEVGARLVLRELERTILIE, translated from the coding sequence ATGTCCGAGCATGCGACATACGAAGCTGTCGAGCGCAAGGCCCACGAACTGTTTGGCGCCGAATACGCGAGGCATTGGTTGTTCAAGCCCAACCGCACCTTCGCTCAATTGCCTCCCTACGAAATGGCGCAGTCGGAAGTCGGCGCGCGCCTGGTGCTCCGGGAACTGGAGCGCACCATCCTGATCGAATAG
- a CDS encoding NAD(P)/FAD-dependent oxidoreductase, with the protein MSTTADVLVVGGGIQGCSSALQIARRGLKVALVEKNTAGRHASGVNAGGVRRLLRAAPEIPLSIASMRLWHEIEALVGDDCGFKVSGQIAVAEDEEGLKALEARAAEVQALGFTHEELVGRNELFEILPALSRHCVGGLVARDDGFASPYHTTMAFRRAAIAAGVDLREECRATGFARKGGVWRVETSQGPIEASTLVNCGGAWGGAVAAALGEPVPLEPIAPMMMVTSRMPEFVTPVVIGLQRKLSFKQMPNGTVLIGGGHRGVPDTARELSSVDFQKLVVSARTVADLFPIMRDAQIVRAWSGIESRMPDDLPVIGPSSTEEGAYHAFGFSAHGFQLGPIIGAIMADLVTTGRSALPIEPFRLTRF; encoded by the coding sequence ATGAGTACCACCGCCGATGTGCTGGTCGTCGGCGGCGGCATCCAGGGCTGCTCAAGCGCGCTGCAGATCGCCCGGCGCGGCCTCAAGGTCGCGCTCGTCGAGAAGAACACGGCCGGCCGCCATGCCTCGGGCGTGAACGCCGGCGGCGTGCGCCGGCTGCTGCGTGCCGCCCCGGAGATCCCGCTGTCGATCGCGTCCATGCGGCTCTGGCACGAGATCGAAGCGCTCGTCGGCGATGATTGCGGCTTCAAGGTGAGCGGCCAGATCGCCGTTGCCGAGGACGAAGAGGGCCTGAAGGCACTCGAGGCGCGCGCGGCCGAGGTCCAGGCGCTCGGCTTCACGCATGAGGAGCTGGTCGGGCGCAACGAGCTGTTCGAGATCCTGCCGGCACTTTCGCGCCATTGCGTCGGCGGCCTCGTCGCGCGCGACGACGGTTTTGCCAGCCCCTATCACACGACCATGGCGTTCCGCCGCGCCGCGATCGCGGCCGGCGTCGACCTGCGCGAGGAATGCCGTGCCACCGGCTTCGCGCGGAAGGGCGGCGTCTGGCGCGTCGAGACCAGCCAGGGGCCGATCGAAGCCTCGACGCTGGTCAATTGCGGCGGCGCCTGGGGCGGCGCGGTCGCGGCCGCACTGGGCGAGCCCGTGCCGCTCGAACCGATCGCGCCCATGATGATGGTGACGTCGCGCATGCCCGAGTTCGTGACGCCGGTCGTGATCGGGCTGCAGCGTAAATTGTCGTTCAAGCAGATGCCGAACGGCACGGTGCTGATCGGCGGCGGTCACCGCGGCGTGCCGGACACCGCGCGCGAGCTCTCGTCGGTCGATTTCCAGAAGCTCGTCGTCAGCGCCCGCACCGTCGCGGACCTGTTCCCGATCATGCGCGACGCCCAGATCGTGCGCGCCTGGTCGGGCATCGAGTCCCGCATGCCCGACGATCTGCCGGTGATCGGCCCGAGCAGCACCGAGGAAGGCGCCTATCACGCCTTCGGCTTCTCCGCGCACGGCTTCCAGCTCGGCCCGATCATCGGGGCGATCATGGCGGACCTGGTGACGACAGGCCGGTCGGCCCTGCCGATCGAGCCGTTCCGCCTCACCCGGTTCTGA
- a CDS encoding FAD/NAD(P)-dependent oxidoreductase gives MSGSRMSPWDAIIIGAGPAGLAAATLLAERQARVLLVDEQPAPGGQIYRRIEHVASRRPDLLTVLGADYAHGADLAKRFRASGADYLPESTVWQVTPEREVWLSRAGRSARHEAQTIVIATGAMERPVPVPGWTLPGVMTAGAVQILLKSAALKADEPLVLAGSGPLLYLLAEQCLAAGARLAAVLDTTTAENEGAALVHLPAAVLKGGLAYLRKGLKLRAAIRKSGVPWFRHVTKLRIEGTDAVAGVTFESRGRTERLDARLVALHEGVIPAQQMTRSIGLAHEWDAVSHCFRPTVDAWGNSSVDGILVAGDGAGIGGARAAEHAGRLAAAEMLRRLGRIDGAARDRLAQADRRALAAHLAIRPFLDRLYAPRAEILEPADAVTICRCEEITAGAVRAVVAQGCLGPNQAKSFLRCGMGPCQGRLCGPTVTSVIAGALGQSDEEVGYYRIRPPLKPITLGELANMDAAE, from the coding sequence ATGAGCGGAAGTCGCATGAGCCCCTGGGACGCGATCATCATCGGTGCCGGCCCGGCCGGCCTTGCTGCCGCCACCTTGCTGGCCGAGCGCCAGGCCCGCGTGCTGCTGGTCGACGAGCAGCCGGCGCCGGGCGGGCAGATCTATCGGCGGATCGAGCATGTTGCGAGCCGACGGCCCGACCTCTTGACCGTACTCGGCGCCGACTATGCCCATGGCGCCGATCTCGCGAAGCGGTTCCGGGCGAGCGGCGCCGACTATCTGCCCGAGAGCACGGTCTGGCAGGTGACGCCGGAGCGCGAGGTGTGGCTGAGCCGCGCCGGCCGGTCGGCCCGGCACGAGGCCCAGACGATCGTCATCGCGACCGGCGCCATGGAACGGCCGGTCCCGGTGCCGGGCTGGACCTTGCCGGGCGTCATGACGGCAGGTGCGGTGCAGATCCTGTTGAAGTCGGCCGCCTTGAAGGCTGACGAGCCGCTCGTCCTCGCGGGATCCGGCCCGCTGCTCTACCTGCTGGCCGAGCAATGCCTCGCCGCTGGCGCGCGGCTTGCCGCCGTGCTCGACACGACGACGGCCGAGAACGAGGGCGCCGCCCTCGTCCATCTGCCGGCGGCGGTGCTGAAGGGCGGCCTCGCCTATCTGCGCAAGGGCCTCAAGCTGCGCGCGGCGATCCGCAAGAGCGGCGTGCCCTGGTTCCGCCACGTGACGAAGCTCCGCATCGAGGGCACGGACGCGGTCGCCGGCGTCACCTTCGAGAGCCGCGGCCGGACCGAGCGGCTCGATGCCCGCCTCGTGGCGCTGCACGAGGGCGTCATCCCGGCGCAGCAGATGACCCGGTCGATCGGGCTTGCCCATGAGTGGGACGCGGTCAGCCATTGCTTCCGCCCGACCGTTGATGCCTGGGGCAACAGTTCGGTGGACGGCATCCTGGTCGCAGGCGACGGCGCCGGCATCGGCGGCGCGCGCGCGGCCGAGCATGCCGGACGCCTTGCCGCCGCGGAGATGCTGCGCCGGCTCGGCCGGATTGACGGCGCCGCGCGCGACCGGCTCGCCCAAGCCGACCGGCGCGCGCTCGCGGCGCATCTCGCGATCCGCCCGTTCCTCGACCGGCTCTACGCGCCCCGGGCCGAAATCCTCGAGCCGGCCGACGCGGTCACGATCTGCCGCTGCGAGGAGATCACGGCCGGCGCCGTGCGCGCCGTCGTGGCTCAGGGCTGCCTCGGCCCGAACCAGGCGAAGAGCTTCCTGCGCTGCGGCATGGGCCCGTGCCAGGGCCGCCTGTGCGGGCCGACGGTCACAAGCGTGATCGCAGGGGCGCTTGGGCAATCGGACGAGGAGGTCGGCTACTACCGCATCCGGCCGCCACTGAAGCCGATCACGCTCGGTGAGCTCGCGAACATGGACGCGGCCGAATGA
- a CDS encoding (2Fe-2S)-binding protein, with product MFQRLDPGTATAVRLDFEGQSVAAEPGDTVAAALLAAGIGRFRETPVAGSPRAPYCMMGICFDCLIEIDGVPNRQACMVPVADGMKIRRQHGAREVA from the coding sequence ATGTTTCAGCGGCTTGATCCCGGCACAGCTACGGCCGTGCGTCTCGATTTCGAAGGGCAGAGCGTTGCGGCCGAGCCCGGCGACACCGTCGCGGCCGCCCTGCTCGCGGCCGGCATCGGCCGGTTCCGCGAGACGCCGGTCGCAGGCTCGCCGCGGGCACCCTATTGCATGATGGGCATCTGCTTCGACTGCCTCATCGAAATCGACGGCGTGCCGAACCGGCAGGCCTGCATGGTGCCGGTCGCGGACGGCATGAAGATCCGGCGCCAGCACGGTGCCCGGGAGGTCGCATGA